In one Bacteroides intestinalis DSM 17393 genomic region, the following are encoded:
- a CDS encoding Gfo/Idh/MocA family protein, which produces MKDTLINRREFLKNIGVLGAGVLLSASPWLSAFSEVKETSNEKCRLAVIGPGSRGRFLMSFLIQNPKVDIVALCDIYQPSIDEGLKLAPKAKVYNDYRRLLEDKTIDAVLVATPLNSHCQIVLDAFDAGKHVFCEKTIGFTMEECYRIYQKHISTGKIFFTGQQRLFDPRYIKVMEMVHAGTFGEINAIRTFWNRNGDWRREVPSPELERLINWRLYREYSKGLMTELACHQLQIGSWALQKLPEKVMGHGAITYWKDGREVYDNVSCIYVFDNGVKMTFDSVISNKFYGLEEQIMGNLGTVEPEKGKYYFESVAPAPGFLQMINDWENKVFDSLPFAGTSWAPETANENKGEFILGERPKSDGTSLLLEAFVEAAITRKQPKRIAEEGYYASMLCLLGDQALLEEKVLYFPDEYKIDYLNHKAKTIEAV; this is translated from the coding sequence ATGAAAGATACATTAATCAACAGAAGAGAATTCCTTAAAAATATAGGGGTGCTTGGAGCTGGGGTGTTGTTGTCAGCAAGTCCTTGGCTTTCTGCCTTTTCGGAAGTTAAGGAAACTTCCAATGAAAAATGCCGTTTGGCTGTTATTGGGCCGGGATCACGGGGACGCTTTTTGATGAGTTTCCTGATACAGAATCCTAAAGTGGATATTGTGGCATTGTGTGATATTTACCAGCCTTCCATTGATGAGGGGTTGAAACTTGCCCCGAAAGCGAAGGTTTATAATGACTACCGGAGACTACTGGAGGACAAAACGATTGACGCGGTATTGGTGGCTACTCCCCTTAATTCCCATTGCCAGATTGTATTAGATGCTTTTGACGCCGGTAAACATGTGTTCTGTGAAAAGACCATAGGTTTTACGATGGAAGAGTGCTACCGCATCTATCAGAAGCACATCAGTACGGGCAAGATATTCTTCACCGGTCAGCAGCGCCTTTTCGACCCGCGATATATAAAAGTAATGGAGATGGTACACGCCGGTACATTTGGCGAGATCAATGCTATCCGTACTTTCTGGAACCGGAATGGAGATTGGAGACGGGAAGTTCCTTCGCCTGAGCTGGAACGTTTGATAAACTGGCGTTTGTATCGCGAATATTCCAAGGGTTTGATGACTGAATTGGCTTGCCATCAGCTACAGATCGGAAGTTGGGCTTTGCAAAAGCTTCCTGAGAAGGTGATGGGACATGGAGCCATCACTTACTGGAAAGACGGCCGTGAAGTGTATGACAATGTAAGTTGTATATATGTGTTTGATAATGGAGTGAAGATGACGTTCGATTCTGTCATATCCAATAAATTCTATGGCTTGGAAGAGCAAATCATGGGTAATCTGGGAACAGTAGAGCCTGAAAAGGGTAAGTATTATTTTGAGAGTGTAGCCCCTGCACCCGGATTCTTGCAGATGATCAATGATTGGGAGAATAAAGTCTTTGATTCTTTGCCTTTTGCCGGTACCAGTTGGGCACCGGAAACTGCCAACGAAAACAAGGGAGAATTTATTTTGGGAGAACGTCCTAAATCGGATGGTACTTCTTTGCTGCTGGAGGCTTTTGTAGAGGCCGCTATTACCCGCAAGCAGCCGAAACGTATAGCCGAAGAGGGTTATTATGCAAGTATGCTGTGCTTATTGGGCGATCAGGCTTTGCTGGAAGAAAAAGTACTTTACTTCCCCGATGAGTATAAAATAGATTATCTGAATCATAAAGCTAAAACAATAGAAGCCGTATGA
- a CDS encoding Gfo/Idh/MocA family oxidoreductase, which yields MTTRRDFLKTMTMASAGLALGAGDILANPTFASQRKITDKVKIAYVGIGNRGEQIIGDFARTGMVEVVALCDVDMGAPHTQKVMNQYPKAKRFRDFRQMFDKAGNEFDAVAIATPDHSHFPISMLALASGKHVYVEKPLARTFYEGELLMQAALKRPNLVTQVGNQGHSEANYFQFKAWMDAGIIKDVTAVTAHMNNPRRWHKWDTNIYKFPAGQQLPKDMEWDPWLGVTPYHEYNKDYHLGQWRCWYDFGMGCLGDWGAHILDTVHEFLELGLPYEITMQYANGHNDFFFPYSSTILFRFPQRKGMPPVDITWYDGLDNLPPIPAGYGVSGLDPNIPTTNQGDAPAAKLNPGKIIYSKELTFKGGSHGSTLSIIPEEKAKEMADKLPEVPKSPSNHFENFLLACMGQEKTRSPFEINGVLGQVFSLGVMAQRLNTQLFFDPRTKQITNNEFANAMLVGVPPRKGWDEFYKM from the coding sequence ATGACAACACGAAGAGATTTTTTGAAGACCATGACCATGGCTTCTGCCGGATTGGCATTGGGTGCTGGTGATATACTGGCAAATCCCACCTTTGCATCGCAAAGAAAGATAACAGATAAGGTGAAGATTGCCTATGTAGGTATTGGCAATCGTGGCGAACAGATTATTGGGGACTTTGCCCGTACCGGTATGGTAGAGGTTGTAGCTTTGTGTGATGTTGATATGGGAGCACCCCATACGCAAAAGGTGATGAACCAGTATCCCAAAGCAAAGCGTTTCCGTGATTTTCGCCAGATGTTCGATAAGGCAGGCAATGAGTTTGATGCTGTAGCTATAGCAACGCCTGACCATTCCCATTTCCCTATCAGCATGCTGGCTCTGGCGTCAGGTAAACATGTATATGTAGAGAAGCCTTTGGCACGTACTTTCTATGAAGGTGAGTTGTTGATGCAGGCTGCGTTGAAACGGCCTAATCTGGTGACCCAAGTGGGTAATCAGGGGCACTCTGAAGCTAATTACTTCCAGTTTAAGGCATGGATGGATGCCGGTATCATCAAGGATGTGACGGCTGTAACAGCGCATATGAATAATCCCCGTCGTTGGCATAAGTGGGATACGAACATCTATAAGTTCCCTGCAGGACAACAATTGCCGAAAGATATGGAATGGGACCCTTGGCTGGGAGTAACTCCTTATCATGAATATAACAAGGACTATCATTTGGGTCAGTGGCGTTGCTGGTACGATTTCGGCATGGGCTGTCTGGGCGATTGGGGCGCGCATATTCTGGATACGGTTCATGAGTTCCTGGAATTGGGATTGCCTTATGAAATAACGATGCAGTATGCCAACGGGCATAATGATTTCTTCTTCCCTTATTCTTCCACGATCCTGTTCCGCTTCCCTCAACGTAAGGGTATGCCGCCGGTTGATATCACTTGGTACGATGGTTTGGATAATCTTCCTCCTATCCCTGCCGGTTATGGTGTATCCGGTCTGGATCCTAACATTCCTACAACAAACCAGGGAGATGCTCCGGCTGCGAAGTTGAATCCCGGAAAGATTATTTATTCAAAAGAACTTACCTTTAAGGGTGGAAGTCACGGTAGCACACTATCTATCATTCCTGAGGAAAAGGCAAAGGAAATGGCTGATAAGTTACCGGAAGTGCCTAAGAGCCCGTCCAATCACTTTGAGAATTTCTTGTTAGCTTGTATGGGTCAAGAAAAGACTCGTTCTCCGTTTGAAATTAACGGTGTTCTGGGTCAGGTATTCTCATTGGGAGTAATGGCTCAGCGTCTCAATACGCAGTTATTCTTTGATCCTCGCACGAAGCAGATTACGAATAATGAATTTGCTAATGCCATGTTGGTAGGAGTACCGCCACGTAAGGGATGGGATGAGTTTTATAAAATGTAA
- a CDS encoding 3-keto-disaccharide hydrolase, with protein sequence MKKNYLLLLFVFCTSMVSAQNWEPLFNGKNLSGWKKLNGKAEYKVVDGAIVGVSKMNTPNTFLATKKTYGDFILEFDFKIDDGLNSGVQVRSESKKDYQKGRVHGYQFEIDPSKRAWSGGIYDEARRNWLYPLTQNPAAKTAFKNNEWNKARIEAVGNSIATWINGVPCANIWDDMTPVGFIALQVHAIGNAADEGKTVSWKNIRICTTDVERYQTAQKAPEINVIPNTISPNEAKEGWALLWDGKTSEGWRGARLNSFPEKGWKMEDGILKVMKSGGAESANGGDIVTTKKYKNFILKVDFKITEGANSGVKYFVSPDMNKGAGSAIGCEFQILDDDKHPDAKLGVKGNRKLGSLYDLIPAPANKPFNKKDFNTAMIVVKGDHVEHWLNGVKLIEYTRQNEMWDALVAYSKYKNWPNFGNHESGNILLQDHGDEVWFKNIKIKEL encoded by the coding sequence ATGAAAAAGAATTATTTGTTGCTTCTGTTTGTGTTTTGTACCTCTATGGTTTCAGCACAGAATTGGGAGCCTCTTTTCAATGGAAAGAATCTGAGTGGCTGGAAGAAACTGAATGGTAAGGCCGAATACAAAGTAGTGGATGGCGCTATTGTGGGTGTTTCAAAGATGAATACTCCTAATACCTTCCTGGCTACCAAGAAAACGTATGGTGACTTTATCCTGGAATTTGATTTCAAGATAGACGATGGATTGAATTCTGGCGTACAAGTACGTAGTGAAAGCAAGAAAGACTATCAGAAGGGCCGTGTACATGGCTATCAGTTTGAAATAGACCCTTCAAAGCGTGCATGGTCGGGTGGTATCTATGATGAGGCTCGCCGTAACTGGCTGTATCCTTTGACACAGAATCCAGCAGCTAAAACAGCTTTCAAAAATAATGAGTGGAATAAGGCTCGTATTGAGGCTGTAGGTAATTCTATTGCTACCTGGATTAATGGAGTACCTTGTGCTAATATTTGGGATGATATGACTCCTGTAGGCTTTATTGCTTTGCAAGTACATGCTATCGGCAACGCAGCTGATGAAGGAAAGACTGTTAGCTGGAAGAATATCCGCATTTGTACTACAGATGTAGAACGTTACCAGACAGCTCAAAAAGCACCGGAAATCAATGTTATTCCTAATACAATTTCTCCGAACGAAGCCAAAGAAGGTTGGGCACTCCTTTGGGATGGCAAGACTTCCGAAGGCTGGAGAGGAGCTCGATTGAACTCTTTCCCGGAAAAGGGTTGGAAGATGGAAGACGGCATCCTGAAAGTAATGAAGAGTGGCGGTGCAGAATCTGCTAACGGTGGCGACATCGTAACAACTAAAAAGTACAAGAATTTCATTCTGAAAGTTGATTTTAAGATTACTGAAGGTGCTAATAGCGGTGTGAAGTATTTTGTTAGTCCTGATATGAATAAGGGAGCCGGTTCAGCTATCGGTTGTGAGTTTCAGATTCTTGATGATGACAAGCATCCGGATGCTAAGTTGGGCGTAAAAGGTAACCGTAAATTGGGTTCGCTTTACGATTTGATTCCTGCTCCGGCAAACAAACCTTTCAATAAGAAAGACTTTAATACGGCTATGATTGTTGTGAAAGGTGATCACGTAGAACATTGGTTAAATGGTGTGAAGCTCATTGAATACACACGTCAGAATGAAATGTGGGATGCATTGGTTGCTTATAGCAAGTATAAAAATTGGCCTAATTTCGGAAATCATGAGTCAGGAAATATCCTTTTGCAAGATCATGGAGATGAAGTCTGGTTTAAGAATATAAAGATCAAAGAATTATAA
- a CDS encoding FAD:protein FMN transferase yields MSNVIQHLYKFSSVHGGLLYAWFPSMHTRVDIVLCSKQGEEALMFVVGAVHEMLCRLEKMANYYDVESELAYLNRAAATEPQPVSKELYDMLAFCVECYTRTDGCFDVTIHSANYTRNSIYSIQLSPQEHTLFFLQPGVTINLSGFLKGYALEKIRELLQQYEIENALVNMGNSSVLALGHHPLADGWKVNFGQSAVTQAKEWPEIFLKNECLTTSGNDSHERKHIIDPQSGKLVEGKREVAVVTANGAVGEVLSTSLFVADARQRELLKVEFCPRLILDL; encoded by the coding sequence ATGTCGAATGTAATTCAACATCTTTATAAGTTCTCATCTGTCCACGGTGGACTGCTTTATGCTTGGTTTCCATCGATGCATACACGCGTTGATATAGTGCTGTGTAGCAAGCAAGGTGAAGAGGCCTTGATGTTTGTGGTCGGTGCTGTCCATGAAATGCTATGCCGTTTGGAAAAGATGGCAAATTATTATGATGTAGAGAGTGAACTGGCATATTTGAACCGTGCAGCAGCCACGGAACCACAACCGGTCAGTAAGGAGCTTTATGATATGCTTGCTTTCTGTGTAGAATGTTATACTCGAACTGACGGATGTTTCGATGTCACTATTCATTCGGCTAATTATACACGTAATTCTATCTATAGTATTCAACTCTCACCTCAGGAACATACTCTCTTCTTTTTGCAACCTGGAGTGACTATCAATCTTTCCGGTTTTTTGAAAGGATATGCTTTGGAGAAGATACGGGAGCTACTTCAGCAATATGAAATAGAGAATGCATTGGTTAATATGGGGAATAGTTCTGTATTGGCTTTGGGGCATCATCCATTGGCTGATGGGTGGAAGGTTAACTTCGGACAAAGTGCTGTCACGCAAGCGAAAGAATGGCCGGAAATATTTCTTAAAAATGAATGTCTCACAACTTCGGGTAATGATTCGCATGAGCGGAAACATATTATCGATCCTCAGAGTGGAAAACTGGTAGAGGGGAAAAGGGAAGTAGCAGTTGTTACGGCTAACGGAGCTGTAGGTGAGGTGTTGTCGACTAGTTTATTCGTAGCTGATGCTCGTCAGCGTGAACTTTTGAAGGTAGAATTCTGCCCACGTTTGATTCTTGATCTTTAA
- a CDS encoding glycoside hydrolase family 43 protein, with translation MKTHLILFLLFFIWTSCGNSTKPSAPTSTDDDFEVLEERLPIADPYVLFYEDCYYAYGTNVRGFEVYTSTDLKHWHRNRNLALAPEDSWGNKGYWAPEVYYVESLKKFYMFYTVNEQVCVATSDSPEGPFVQDVKQPLFGSEKNIDPSLFIDSDGKAYLYFVRFTGGNVIWCAEMNSDLKSLKEETLTKCIEAQDEWERKQATVAEGPSILKQNGVYYLLYSANHFESKDYAVGYATSDSPFGPWEKYSGNPILRRDMDQTARLSGTGHGAPFICEDGSYKYIFHAHASEEKVQPRSSYIKDLTLSDKGIASIHGTVIRPVVVK, from the coding sequence ATGAAAACACATTTAATACTTTTCTTATTGTTTTTTATATGGACGTCTTGTGGAAATTCTACAAAGCCGTCTGCTCCTACATCAACAGATGATGATTTTGAGGTACTGGAAGAACGTTTGCCTATAGCAGACCCGTATGTACTCTTTTACGAGGATTGCTATTATGCATATGGAACAAATGTCCGGGGGTTCGAAGTTTATACTTCTACCGATTTAAAACATTGGCATCGGAACCGCAATTTAGCTTTGGCACCCGAAGATTCTTGGGGGAATAAAGGCTATTGGGCACCTGAAGTTTATTATGTAGAATCGTTGAAGAAGTTTTATATGTTCTATACAGTAAACGAACAGGTTTGTGTTGCTACTTCCGATTCGCCTGAAGGACCGTTTGTGCAGGATGTGAAGCAGCCTCTCTTTGGTAGTGAAAAGAATATTGACCCTTCTCTTTTTATAGATTCCGATGGTAAAGCATATCTCTATTTTGTCCGTTTTACGGGTGGAAACGTCATTTGGTGTGCAGAAATGAATTCTGATTTGAAAAGCTTGAAAGAGGAAACATTGACGAAGTGTATTGAAGCGCAGGATGAATGGGAACGTAAACAGGCTACTGTAGCTGAGGGACCTTCCATATTGAAGCAGAATGGAGTCTATTATTTGCTTTACTCAGCCAATCATTTTGAAAGTAAGGATTATGCTGTAGGCTATGCCACCTCGGATTCTCCTTTCGGACCTTGGGAGAAATATAGTGGAAATCCCATTCTCAGGAGAGATATGGATCAGACTGCGAGGTTGTCGGGTACTGGCCATGGTGCTCCTTTTATCTGCGAAGACGGAAGCTATAAATACATATTTCATGCTCATGCCAGTGAAGAGAAGGTACAACCTCGTTCTTCCTATATCAAGGATCTTACTCTCTCAGATAAGGGGATAGCATCAATTCATGGAACAGTTATCCGACCTGTAGTTGTGAAATAA
- a CDS encoding glutaminase domain-containing protein, producing MKRLMTLLLGFATLAGCTSPQSEQHVKNELRAPAYPLVTIDPYTSAWAFQDNLYDGAVKHWTGKSFPLIGVAKVDGQTYRFMGAEELELNSVVPNSEQEDWVAKYTVVQPAEGWQNMDFNDSRWKEGKAAFGTMENEHTAKTQWSEKYIWVRRTIDLQEDLAGRSVYLDYSHDDDVIIYINGVKVVDTGNACKKHAQVKLSDEVAASLKKGKNLIAAYCYNRVGNALLDFGLLVEQENYHCFEQTAEQTSVDVQAMQTYYTFICGPVDLKLTFTAPLFMDNLDLMTRPVNYLSYEVVSRDGKKHQVDLYFEASPQWAVDVPHQKSIAGSFEEGDLLLLRTGSQSQEILKKRGDDVRIDWGYFYLAGKKDNATYGIGDGKTLRKSFLENKLDAPATDGYDKLALVCSLGETKNADGYLMLGYDDIYSIQYFGDNLRPYWNRSGKETIVSQFQKAAVDYQKLMKDCAAFDKKLMEEATAVGGRKYAELCVLAYRQSIAAHKLVEAPNGELLFLSKENFSNGSIGTVDITYPSSPLYLLYNPELAKGLLNHIFYYSESGKWTKPFAAHDVGTYPLANGQTYGGDMPLEESGNMLLVTAAIAAIEGNADYANRHWATLTTWTDYLVEYGQDPGNQLCTDDFAGHFAHNANLSIKAILGIAAYGYLANMLGKTEVAEKYTDKAKEMATQWVEMADDGDHYRLTFDKAGTWSQKYNLVWDKLMNWQIFPEKVAETEIAYYLTKQNRYGLPLDSRETYTKTDWIIWTATMAKDKTTFESFVDPVYSFMNETVDRIPMSDWVFTDSPKQRGFQARSVVGGYFIKMFEEKLHTK from the coding sequence ATGAAACGATTGATGACGCTATTGCTGGGATTTGCTACCTTGGCGGGATGTACCTCACCCCAATCTGAGCAGCATGTGAAGAATGAATTGCGTGCGCCTGCCTATCCGTTGGTTACTATTGACCCTTATACGAGTGCATGGGCTTTTCAAGATAACTTGTATGATGGTGCAGTGAAACATTGGACCGGCAAGAGCTTTCCTCTGATTGGCGTAGCTAAAGTAGACGGACAAACTTACCGTTTCATGGGAGCGGAAGAACTCGAATTGAATTCTGTGGTTCCCAATTCGGAGCAGGAAGACTGGGTAGCGAAATATACAGTGGTACAACCGGCTGAAGGGTGGCAGAATATGGACTTTAATGATAGTCGATGGAAAGAAGGCAAAGCTGCTTTTGGAACCATGGAAAATGAGCATACTGCCAAGACGCAATGGAGTGAAAAGTATATTTGGGTACGCAGAACTATAGATCTTCAGGAAGATTTGGCTGGTAGGAGTGTATACCTTGATTATTCACACGATGATGACGTAATTATTTATATCAATGGTGTCAAAGTGGTGGATACAGGTAATGCTTGTAAGAAGCATGCCCAGGTGAAACTTTCGGATGAAGTGGCCGCTTCTTTGAAAAAGGGAAAGAATCTGATAGCTGCGTATTGCTACAATCGTGTGGGAAATGCCTTGCTGGACTTTGGACTATTGGTTGAACAGGAAAACTATCATTGTTTTGAACAGACTGCAGAACAAACTTCGGTAGATGTACAAGCTATGCAAACCTATTATACATTTATTTGTGGGCCAGTTGATCTGAAACTGACTTTTACAGCTCCTTTGTTTATGGATAATCTGGATTTAATGACTCGTCCGGTTAATTATCTCTCGTATGAAGTTGTTTCCAGAGATGGTAAAAAGCATCAGGTGGATTTGTATTTCGAGGCCTCTCCGCAATGGGCGGTTGATGTACCTCATCAGAAATCTATAGCTGGTAGTTTTGAAGAAGGCGATTTGCTGCTTTTACGTACCGGAAGCCAGAGTCAGGAGATTCTGAAAAAGAGAGGGGATGATGTCCGGATTGACTGGGGCTATTTTTATTTAGCTGGTAAAAAGGATAATGCGACTTATGGTATCGGCGATGGCAAGACTCTACGTAAGAGCTTTTTGGAGAATAAATTAGATGCACCGGCTACTGATGGTTATGATAAATTAGCCTTGGTATGTTCGTTAGGTGAAACAAAGAATGCTGATGGTTATCTGATGCTGGGATATGATGATATTTACTCCATCCAATATTTTGGTGACAATTTGCGTCCTTATTGGAATCGCTCAGGGAAAGAAACTATTGTATCTCAGTTCCAGAAAGCTGCGGTTGACTATCAGAAACTGATGAAGGATTGTGCTGCTTTTGATAAGAAATTGATGGAGGAAGCTACTGCAGTGGGCGGTCGTAAGTATGCTGAACTTTGTGTATTAGCTTATCGCCAATCTATAGCTGCCCATAAACTTGTAGAAGCTCCGAACGGTGAATTATTGTTCCTTTCTAAGGAGAACTTCAGTAACGGTTCTATTGGAACTGTTGATATTACATATCCTTCGTCTCCTTTATATTTACTTTATAATCCGGAATTGGCCAAAGGGTTGCTTAATCATATTTTCTACTACAGTGAAAGTGGTAAGTGGACTAAACCGTTTGCTGCCCATGATGTCGGTACTTATCCACTGGCTAACGGACAGACATACGGTGGTGATATGCCTCTGGAAGAGAGCGGTAATATGTTGCTGGTGACTGCTGCCATTGCTGCCATAGAGGGAAATGCGGACTATGCAAACCGTCACTGGGCTACATTGACCACTTGGACTGATTATCTGGTGGAATATGGTCAAGACCCGGGAAACCAACTCTGTACAGATGATTTTGCAGGACACTTTGCTCACAATGCGAATCTTTCTATAAAAGCTATATTGGGTATTGCTGCTTATGGTTATTTGGCCAATATGCTGGGAAAGACTGAAGTCGCTGAGAAATATACAGATAAAGCAAAAGAAATGGCTACCCAATGGGTAGAGATGGCCGATGATGGCGACCACTACCGTTTGACATTTGATAAGGCAGGCACTTGGAGTCAAAAGTATAATTTGGTATGGGATAAATTGATGAATTGGCAGATATTCCCGGAAAAAGTAGCTGAAACGGAAATTGCATACTATCTGACCAAGCAAAATCGCTATGGTTTGCCACTTGACAGTCGTGAAACATATACCAAGACTGACTGGATTATCTGGACAGCCACTATGGCTAAGGATAAGACTACTTTTGAAAGTTTTGTTGATCCGGTTTATAGCTTTATGAATGAGACTGTTGACCGCATTCCAATGTCTGATTGGGTCTTTACAGATAGTCCGAAACAACGAGGCTTCCAAGCTCGTTCGGTGGTAGGCGGATATTTCATTAAGATGTTTGAAGAGAAACTGCATACTAAATAG